The region GCTCAGTGCGAAGTCACCGCGGATGGTGCCCGGGGTGGCCTTGGAGACCGGGTCGGTGCCACCGGCCAGCTGACGCCATGCTTCGACGGCGCGCTCGCCCTCGACGATGCCAGCAACCAGCGGAGCAGAGGTGATGAAGTCAACCAACTCGCCGAAGAAAGGCTTGTCCTCGTGCTCGGCGTAGTGCTTCTTTGCGGTCTCCTCGTCGGCAACGCGCAGGTCCATAGCGGTCAGCTTCAGGCCCTTGCGCTCGATGCGAGAGATGATCTCGCCTACGTGGCCGTTCTTAACACCGTCTGGCTTGATGAGAATGAGTGTACGTTCAGTCATGTCAGCAATCGTACTAAAGAACTACGCCGTGCGCCCCTCAGGGGCGGGCTAGTTGCTGCACGACCTCTTCGGCACCTTCTTGATCCACATGGCGGAACCATAAACGCACCTGCTTAACTGCGGTTCCGTAGTGGCCCTGGTCCAGCAAGTCGCGGATGGTTTGGCGCTTCTTTTCATCCAGATCGGACAGCTCCAGCGGACGGTCGCGACCAGGGGTATCACCGCTGTGCGTACTAAAGCCCAGCACCAGGAACAGGCCTGCACCGATAATCGCTACTACCGGTAAGGCAGGCGAGCCCGTCCATGCACGCAACACTATTGCTGCGATGCAAAAGACGACGGCTGCTAGGAAGTAAAAGATGCGCATTGC is a window of Corynebacterium camporealensis DNA encoding:
- the ndk gene encoding nucleoside-diphosphate kinase, encoding MTERTLILIKPDGVKNGHVGEIISRIERKGLKLTAMDLRVADEETAKKHYAEHEDKPFFGELVDFITSAPLVAGIVEGERAVEAWRQLAGGTDPVSKATPGTIRGDFALSVAENIVHGSDSAESAEREIAIWFPNL